The Chryseolinea soli nucleotide sequence TATTTTTAACAGCTTCATAAAAAAATAGCCACATAAATGATCTTCAATAAAAGGAATTGCTTGTATGCGCTAACGCTGCTGTGTTTTTTAACGAGTGTTGCGGGTTTTGGTCAGGCAACCAATGCCGGAAAAAAGTCATCGCCCTTGTTTCCGGACGACCTCATAAAGCCACGCATGCGCGTCATCATTGACAACGATTTTAGTGGCGATCCGGATGGCTTGTTTCAATTGGTGCACCACCTCTTGTCGCCTTCCGTGGAGATCCGGGCCATCATCGGTTCGCATCTGAAGGCCGGCGATCCTTTCGATCCATCGAATGTAACGGCGGCCAATGCAAAAAAGAAAATCGAAGAGGTGTTGGCGCTGATGAACCTGGGCAAATCGTACCCGGTGTACCAGGGGTCGAATACCGCCTTGGCAAACGACAGCGTTCCCCAACCGTCAGACGCGGCCAATGCGATCGTTCAAGAAGCGATGCGCAACGACACGAAACTACCCTTGTATATCGTGTGCGGCGCCGGGCTCACAGACCTGGCCAGCGCCTTGCTGATGAAACCCGAAATCGCCAGCCGGTTAACCTTGATCTGGATCGGCGGACCGGAATATGTGGAACTGGCGTCGCCACCCCCGGGGTATACGAGCCTGGAGTATAATTTGGGCATCGATATCAAGGCGGGCCAGGTGGTGTTTAATAAATCGCGAATAGCCGTCTGGCAAATTCCGAGAAGCAGCTATCGTCAGGTGTTGATCCCGTATTCGTCGCTCGTGCTCAAAGTGAAGGGACAAGGAAAAATCGGAGGGTATCTGGCGGGTAATCTGGAGCGTATTATGAAACTTGCGATACAGTATAATTTTAACATCGGCGAAACCTATGTCATCGGCGACAGCCCTTTGGTGCTGTTGACGGCCCTTCAGTCGTCGTTTGAAGCAGATCCTTCTTCAAGCCGCTATGTGCTTCGGCCGGCACCGCTGATCAATAGCCAGGGATTGTATGAAGTGAATACGACGGGAAGAAATATCCGGGTCTATACGGAACTGGATTGTCATTTGCTGTTGGAAGATTTCTTTTCGAAGCTATCCTTGTTTAGTCAAAGCAAGTGAGCCTGCGTCTGCTTTTTTAAGTGGGCATGTAAACCCCAGGCTTTAGCCTGGGGTTATTCAAAGCATGAAGATTTTTTGGACAAGGTTGAGGAAGCTGGGCCACAGACATTGCATGAAAACATGCACGTTCACGGCGCAGCATCGCAGTACCCGTTTGAAGCGAGGGTTCAGGGGCCAGTCGCTCGACGCTGTCCCTTTCAAAGCTGAACCGTTACTTTCAAGAACGTTGCCGGTATAGACGTGCTGCTTTCTTTGCCGCTCTTGTTCTGATGGCTGAACAGCGTCTCCAACTCGTGTTGCAGCTCGGCGGCTTTGCCGTTCTTTTCGGCGGCGTCGAAAGCATTCATGGTCGGTCCATAGTAGATCTTGAATTTGCTCACAAATTGGGCAGGGGCAAAGGGCGCGATAAATTGATAAGTTTCCTTCGCAAAGGAGATCTTTTCCTTCGGCACACCGGCGCTGCCAAAACGTTCGATCACATTACTTTCCACGCCCCACAACATCGGACTCACAAACCCTTCCGGGGGCGGGGGCGTGTAGGCCGAGCTGATCTTCAAGATCTGTGCTACCAGCGTTGGGTCTCCGGGAATCCAGTTGCCCATCACAATTCGTCCGCCAGGGCGTGTCACGCGCACCATTTCCTTGGCCACATCAAATGGCTTGGGCGCGAACATGGCGCCAAAGATGCTCACGGTGAGATCGAAGGTGTGGTCGCTCAGTTCATGCAGGTTGGTGGCGTCGCCTTCCTGGAAGGTGCAATGGGTGAGCCCTTCGGCTTTAGCCCGGGCGTTGCCGGCCTTCACCAGGTTCTCTGCGATGTCGACACCCAGAACATTGGCGCCCAGCCGCGCCGCAGGTATGGCCGTGGTGCCATCCCCACAACCGAGATCAAGAACTTTTAAACCTTTGGTGATACCCAGTTTGGCGACCAGGTCTGTGCCACTTTCCCGCATGCTCTCCGCGATGCGGGTGAAGTCGCCTTTTTCCCATAATCGTTTGTTTGGATTCATCTTTTTTTAGTTAAGCTATGTTTTATTTTGTGTTTTGTTGTCACGCATGGATATAAGTCAAAGGACGTTTACCGATTCCATCTGAATTTTTCGCCCTTCTTTCACGATGATGTTGATGATCTCTTCGATGTCTTTTTCTGATGTTCTGAAATTAACGATACACCCCCGGAGACAATATTTCCCCTTGATCACGGCATTGGATAGGAAGACATCTCCTTTTCGCTGCAGGCTGTTCAGCAAGTCTTCGTTGAGCGTATTCAAATAAGCTTCCTTTCGCTCCGCGTCGCCAGGCATATCGGTGGGAACGTATCGCAAGGTGGTGATGCTGAGATTTTGGGTGATGGCTTCCAGTTCGGGATGGCGTGTGGCAAGCTGGAAAAATAGCTGCGACAATTCGATGTCCTTGCCGATCATCTGGATGTAGCCCTCCCGTCCGATGTGCTGCAGGGCGGCCCACACTTTCAGCGCCCTGAAACCCCGGGAGTTTTGAAAGCCGTATTCGTAATAGTTGTGTTGAGATTCGGAGCTGTTAAAATTATAGTACACCGGGTGCGTGCTGTAGGTATTGATCAGGGTCTGGGGATCTTTCACCAAAGTACAACCGGCTTCCAAGGGACTGTATAACCACTTATGAGGATCGAGCGCAATGGAATCGGCGTCTTCAATTCCTGCGAATACATTTTTGAGTTTGGGGATAACCGCCGCCGGCACGCCATAGGCACCATCGATATGAAACCACAAGTTGTAGGTCTTGCAAAGCGCGCCAATGGATTTGAGGTCGTCGATAACACCTGTACTCACGTCGCCCGCGTTGCCGATCACCATGATCGGAGCGGAGCCGTTTTGGAGATCCCGGGTGATCGTCTGCTCCAGCATGTCGATCCGCATTTTGCCGGCGTCGTCCTGTTCAATCCAGCGGATGCCGTTGGCGCCGACGCCAAAGAAGAAAGCGGCCTTTTCAATCCAGGCGTGTGTGGCCTTTGAGCAGTAGACCGCCAGCGGCGCGTGGTTCGTGGAGATTCCTTCTTCCTTTATACTTTTCGGTGCCTTGGCTGTTCGCGCGGCCAGAAAGGCCGTGAAGTTGGCCATGTTCCCGCCGCTCACCAGGATGCCTCCATACGCCGGGGAAACGCCAATGAATTCAGCCAGCCACCGGATGGTTTGCTTCTCGATCTCCGTGGCCATCGGACTCAGGATATTGGCGCCGACATTCGGGTTAACCGCCGCACACAAAAGATCGGCCAACGCACCAATGGGAGCGGGCGACGAGGTGATGTATCCCAGGAACTTGGGGTGCCCATTAAAGAGCGAGTGATTGAACAACAAGCTCACCGCCCGCTTCATGATGACATCGGCCGCAACACCCGTTTCGGGTAACGACGCGGTCCCCAGAATGGCCTGGAGTTGGTTGGCCGTTTCGCCGGTCGTGACAGGGCCTTCTCCGAAACGGTCCATGAGATCAGAGATGGTGTCGACCAGGTAATGGCCCACCTTTCTAAACTCAGCTTTGCTCAGGGCGGCAGGGGAAGTCCGATCGGGTGACATGGTATTGTTTTGTGATCCATCAAAACTAGTCACTTCCCCCGGGGCGGGCTTTACTTAATGGCTCAAAGATATGCCTGAGCGGTTCATTTGATCGGATTTTATAAGTACTTTCAAGGTGTGTTTGGCCCGGTCGTTCAAAACCATTTTGACGATTTACCGTAATTCACCTGCAGACAACATGGTAAATTTTTACGAAAGAGTTCTTCAACACCCGAACTATTATCGCCAATTCAATTGCAGCGATTCGCTCATCACGGTTTTCAATTGCCCGCTGGAAGCACGCCTCATGAAAACGCGGTTTGCCGATCTTTGGAGTCAGTACAACTACCTGTTTTATGTGATCGATGGCAGAAAGATCTGGCACACGGCGCATAAGTCGTACGACATCGGCAAGGAGACGTGTGTGTTTGTGAGAAAGGGCGCCTGGATCTTTGAGAATTTTCTCGACAACGGTTTTTGTGTTGTCCTGTTTTTTATTCCGGATGAATTCATTTGCAACACGCTAAAAACAAGATCAACACCGCTGAACAATGAGATCGGAAAATTTGAACCGGTGATGATCCTGGATAAAAGCGATGCATTGTCGGCATTTTTTCTATCGATCTCCTCTTATTTCAGCGACAGCCACGAGCCCGACCGTTCTTTGCTGGAGCTGAAGTTTAAAGAACTGATCCTGACCATTGCAGAAAGTCCTCATAACCCCGAATTGTTATCCTATTTTGCTTCGTTGCTCCACGAACCACAACACGTGTCGTTGCAACGGGTCATGGATGAAAACTATTGCTTCAATCTGAAGATGGAACAGTATGCTGAGTTAAGCAACCGGAGCCTCTCGACATTTAAAAGGGATTTTGAAAAAATATACAAAACCGCGCCGGGCAAATGGTTGCTCGAGCAAAGATTAAATCACGCCCTGCGTCTTTTGCGCGATGGTCATCGAACCATCAGCGAAGCGACCTTCGAGAGCGGTTTTGAAAGCGTTTCCCACTTTAGCCGTTCATTCAAGAAACGATTTGGCGTTACACCATCCTCATTCAGGCAAGAAAAATCACTGAACGCTATCCCGGAATAGACATGCTGCTCCGCCTGGTCAGCAGGCACATTCG carries:
- a CDS encoding class I SAM-dependent methyltransferase — protein: MNPNKRLWEKGDFTRIAESMRESGTDLVAKLGITKGLKVLDLGCGDGTTAIPAARLGANVLGVDIAENLVKAGNARAKAEGLTHCTFQEGDATNLHELSDHTFDLTVSIFGAMFAPKPFDVAKEMVRVTRPGGRIVMGNWIPGDPTLVAQILKISSAYTPPPPEGFVSPMLWGVESNVIERFGSAGVPKEKISFAKETYQFIAPFAPAQFVSKFKIYYGPTMNAFDAAEKNGKAAELQHELETLFSHQNKSGKESSTSIPATFLKVTVQL
- a CDS encoding helix-turn-helix transcriptional regulator; this encodes MVNFYERVLQHPNYYRQFNCSDSLITVFNCPLEARLMKTRFADLWSQYNYLFYVIDGRKIWHTAHKSYDIGKETCVFVRKGAWIFENFLDNGFCVVLFFIPDEFICNTLKTRSTPLNNEIGKFEPVMILDKSDALSAFFLSISSYFSDSHEPDRSLLELKFKELILTIAESPHNPELLSYFASLLHEPQHVSLQRVMDENYCFNLKMEQYAELSNRSLSTFKRDFEKIYKTAPGKWLLEQRLNHALRLLRDGHRTISEATFESGFESVSHFSRSFKKRFGVTPSSFRQEKSLNAIPE
- a CDS encoding nucleoside hydrolase, which translates into the protein MIFNKRNCLYALTLLCFLTSVAGFGQATNAGKKSSPLFPDDLIKPRMRVIIDNDFSGDPDGLFQLVHHLLSPSVEIRAIIGSHLKAGDPFDPSNVTAANAKKKIEEVLALMNLGKSYPVYQGSNTALANDSVPQPSDAANAIVQEAMRNDTKLPLYIVCGAGLTDLASALLMKPEIASRLTLIWIGGPEYVELASPPPGYTSLEYNLGIDIKAGQVVFNKSRIAVWQIPRSSYRQVLIPYSSLVLKVKGQGKIGGYLAGNLERIMKLAIQYNFNIGETYVIGDSPLVLLTALQSSFEADPSSSRYVLRPAPLINSQGLYEVNTTGRNIRVYTELDCHLLLEDFFSKLSLFSQSK
- a CDS encoding pyridoxal phosphate-dependent decarboxylase family protein; the protein is MSPDRTSPAALSKAEFRKVGHYLVDTISDLMDRFGEGPVTTGETANQLQAILGTASLPETGVAADVIMKRAVSLLFNHSLFNGHPKFLGYITSSPAPIGALADLLCAAVNPNVGANILSPMATEIEKQTIRWLAEFIGVSPAYGGILVSGGNMANFTAFLAARTAKAPKSIKEEGISTNHAPLAVYCSKATHAWIEKAAFFFGVGANGIRWIEQDDAGKMRIDMLEQTITRDLQNGSAPIMVIGNAGDVSTGVIDDLKSIGALCKTYNLWFHIDGAYGVPAAVIPKLKNVFAGIEDADSIALDPHKWLYSPLEAGCTLVKDPQTLINTYSTHPVYYNFNSSESQHNYYEYGFQNSRGFRALKVWAALQHIGREGYIQMIGKDIELSQLFFQLATRHPELEAITQNLSITTLRYVPTDMPGDAERKEAYLNTLNEDLLNSLQRKGDVFLSNAVIKGKYCLRGCIVNFRTSEKDIEEIINIIVKEGRKIQMESVNVL